The genomic DNA GTCGAAGCGGATCCGCTCGTGCGTGTAGTCGACGATCGCCTGGACCCGTGCCCAGCCTTCCGGGGTGCCGCCGAACAGGGACCACGCGGTCTGCGAGAGCTTGTCGGTGTCGCAGTAGCGCGAGCCCAGGAGGAAGATCAGGACGTCGTCAGGAAGGTCTTGGACGGGGATCTGCCGGGCCTCAGGCACGACCGGGTCCGGCTGGCCCGAATCCTGAACCGTGAAATCGGCCGCGATCGTCAGCTGGCCCGGCGGCGCGACGATGCGGTGGCAGATGTTGTCGAAGACGTCCCGGTACTCGCGCGCCTCGACCGGCGGGTCGAACCGGATCGCCTGCGGGGTCAGCACGTCCCCGGTCCGCGCGGGATGGACGCTCAGCATCAGGATCATCGGCGTCGGCTGCGACAGCGTGAAGGCAATATCGAAACCGGTCCTGATCTTCATCGCGGCCACCTTGCTCTGTCGCCTTCCGCGCGGGGTCGCCACGCACGCTCGTTCCGGGTCCCGGTGCTCGAGGGGACTCAACGCGCCAGGGACGTGTGCGGCCCCTGCACGGTTCGGGCCGCCGGCCCGCCGGCGGGCAGCTCCACCACGTCGACGTCGACGCGCATGCCGAGATCGTCGCTGGCGAGGCCGAAGAAGGAGCCGTGCAGCGGCACCGCCTGCGCGGGGTCGCGGGTCACGGCCACGCGGATCAGGTCGCGATTGCCCACGATGCCGTTGGTCGGGTCGAACTCGACCCAGCCGGCGCCCGGGAGATAGACCTGCAGCCATGCGTGGGTGGAGCCGCCGCCGACGTGGCGCGCACGGTCGTTGCGCGGGTTGTAGAGGTATCCGGAGACGAAGCGGGCGGCCATGCCGAGTGCCCGGACGCCCTCCATCATCAGCACCGCGAAGTCCCGGCACGAGCCGAGCTTGGTGCGCAGGGTCGTCAGCGGGTCCTGCACGCCTTTCTCGGAGCGGGCGAGGTAGGTGAAGTTCGCCCGCACGCTGCGCGTCATCGCGGCGAGCAGCTCCTGCGTCGGGATCCGGCCCTCGGGCGGCAGGAAGCTCCGCGCCCAGGCATCGACCTCGTGCCGCGGGTCCGGCCACTGCCGCTCGATGGATCGGGCGAGGTCCGGCATGTCCTCGGCCCCGTAGCCGAACGGGTAGTGGGTCGCGTGCGGCGCCAGCGGGAAGACCGGCGCGTGCTCCGGTGCGTGGTCGAGGGTGATGCCGCAGTCGAACGTCAGGGTCTCGGCCCGGGTGTCGAAGGTCGCGACCGCCACGCAGTTGCCGAACACGTCGAACAGCCAGCGCAGCGAGGCCGGCTCCGGGGTGATGTCGAGGGTCGCCGCGATCAGCCGCTGGTCGTAGCTGTCGCGCGGCCGGAACATGATCCGGTGCTCGCCGAAGGCGACCGGACGCCGGTACCGGTAGACCGTGCGGTGGCGGACGGAGAGGATCGGCAAGGTCGCAGGCTCCGGGCTCGCGCCGACACGCTCACCGGCGATGCAAGGGCCGGGCCCGTCCGCGCGGAGCGCCTCAGACCACCGGGGGAGCCGGATCGGCCGCGGCGCGCTCCGCCTCGACGAGCACGTCGAGGGGGCGCCAGGGCTTCGCGATGAAGACCGCCTCGGCCGGCAGCTCGGGGCGCGGCAGGCCATGGCCGGAGGTGATCACCAGCCGGGCCCGCGGCCACAGCGTCGCCACGGCGCGCGCCAGCTGAAGGCCGTCCATCTGTCCGGCCAGCCGGACATCGGCGAAGACCAGCGCGACGTCGCCGCCGCGCGCCTGGAGGACCGACAGGGCGGCCTCGGCGCTGTCGCAGCCGACCACGTCGAGCTCGGTCTCTTCCAGGAGGGTTTCGGCCAGGGCGCGGATCTCAGGATCGTCCTCGACGACGAGGGCGAGGCGCGGCGGATCGGCCTCGGGCACCGCGACGTCTGGCCCGCTCCGGGCGGTCTCGTCGTCCTCGCTCTGCCGGACGCGGCGGACCAGGGCGGCGAGGTGCTCCGGCACGCCCTCGGTGACGAGCTTATCGTAGAACGACGCCAGTGTCTGACCGATCTGGTCGAGCGGAATACCCGGTGACAGCGTATCGGTGAGCGGCAGGGGTGCGCTCGTCTGGTGCTTTTTCAAGGACTCCCCCGAAGTCGACTTCCGCGCCGCTCGAGGACTCGGCGCTCACAGGAGGAAAGTCGGCAATCCGCCGCTGGTTGCGCCGGGGGTTCGGAATCCCGCCCGGCGTCACAGGGCCGTTACTGCGTGACGAGGCCGGCGTCGGCGTCGGCATACGCCATGATTCCGGAGACCTGGCGGACGTTCTGATAGCGCGTCCCGCGGGTGCTCATCATCGCCTCGAACTTCTCGTGCACCTGCGCGACCGACAGGCTCAGGGGCTTGCGGTGGCGGCCGCGCCCGACGAAGCGCCCGGCTGCGAAGAAGATCGAGCGGTTGGCGCGGGCGGGACCCGGGAGCAGCGCCGCCGCGGCGGCGGCCGGCTTGTTCACGACGTTGGCGAGGAACTCCTCGGCATCGTCCGGCCCGAGGAAGTGAGCGAGGTAGACCTCGCCGAGGGTCAGCTCGCGGCCGATGCGCAGGGCGATGCGGGCGGCGTCGCGCTTCAGCATCTCGCCGGCCATGAGGGCCGACAGGTACGGGTCGCGGCGCAGTTCCAGCACCCGGGCGCGCTCCGCCGGATCGGTGATCACCGGCCGGTCGTTGGCGTCGGATGTGATCAGCGCGGCCTCCTTCTCCAGCCCGTACTTGGCGCCGAAGTCGCGCACCACGCCGAGCCAGGTCCGCTCGATGAACTGGTAGAGGCCCGTCGCCGAGGAGGTCTTGGCCTGGACCGCCGTGACGAAACTCGATTCCTTGTCGGCCACCGCCATCAGCAGCACCGGATCGGTCTGGACCGCCTGGGCCGCCCGGACGATCGTCTGCACGAGGTGGCGCCGGATCTTCATCGGGCCGAACTCGAGGATGTCGTTCGGGTCGCCGACGGCGCTCTCCGAGAGCAGGAAGTCGTACGACACCCGGTCGACCGTGTTGGAGCCGAGCTCGGTGTCGAGGTCGTGAACCGGGGCGAAGCTGGCGGCTGCGCGCAGCGGCGTCTGCTCGAGCGGGGTGCTGAGGGCGACGGTGTGGATGCGCGGGCGCGGCATCGGGATCTCGGTAGCGGCCTCCGCCACCGACACGGCGGGCGACAGGCCGACCTTGGCGAGGTCCACGCCCGATCCGATCAGCGCGGCGCTGAGGCCGCCCGCGATCATCGAGACGGTGAGCAGCGAGCGGAACAGCGCGGGGCGGCTGCCATGGGCGCGGCCCAGCATGGGCTGTGCGGCGATCACGTCGGCGCGGCCCGAGCCGAAATGGCCCTGCTTACCGGCGATGGTCCTCGGCGATCCGACCGTGCGGCCCTGCATCGTTATCCCGACTCTCCACACGCCGTCGTGGCGCGACGGACTCACCATCGCTTGACAGATGTGGCGACAACACGGCCGTGCTTGTGGCCGAGTTGCGGCGTCCCGAGGAGATTTCGGGGCAGGCCGCCCGTGACTCGCGCGGCATCCCTCCTTAAGAGGGCGCCATGCGGGCGCCGGGCGGATGACGCGCGGCCGCCCTTTCCCGTCCGTCCTGCCAGAGTCAGCCCCGATGAGCGGCGTCAACGAGATCCGGTCGACCTTCCTCGACTACTTCGCCAAGGCGGGCCACGAGGTCGTGCCGTCCTCGAGCCTCGTGCCGAAGAACGACCCGACGCTGATGTTCACGAATGCCGGCATGGTGCAGTTCAAGAACGTCTTCACCGGGATGGAGAAGCGCGCCTACGACCGGGCGACGACGGCGCAGAAATGCGTGCGGGCCGGCGGCAAGCACAACGACCTCGACAATGTCGGGTACACCGCGCGCCATCACACGTTCTTCGAGATGCTCGGCAACTTCTCATTCGGCGACTACTTCAAGGACCGCGCGATCGAGCTGGCCTGGACGCTGATCACCAAGGAGTTCGGCCTCAAGCCCGACAAGCTCCTCGTCACCGTCTACGCCGACGACGACGAGGCCGCAGGCCTGTGGAAGAAGATCGCCGGCTTCTCCGACGACAAGATCATCCGGATCGGGACCTCCGACAATTTCTGGCAGATGGGCGATACCGGCCCGTGCGGCCCCTGCTCGGAGATCTTCATCGACCAGGGCCCGGCGCTGCAGGGCGGCCCGCCCGGCTCGCCGGACGAGGACGGCGACCGCTTCCTCGAGTTCTGGAACCTCGTGTTCATGCAGTACGAGCAGCTGGAGCCGGGCGTCCGGAACCCGCTGCCGCGGCCGTCGATCGACACCGGCATGGGCCTGGAGCGCATGGCGGCGATCCTCCAGGGCGTCCACTCGAACTACGACACCGACCTGTTCCGCGCCCTGATCGACGCCGTGGCCCACGCGGTCTCGCGGGCGCCGGAGCCGGCCACGATGGCGTCCTACCGGGTGATCGCCGACCACCTGCGGGCGTCCTCCTTCCTGGTGGCCGACGGCGTGCTGCCGGGCAACGAGGGCCGCGGCTACGTGCTGCGCCGGATCATGCGCCGGGCCATGCGTCACGCCGAGATCCTGGGAGCCCGCGAGCCGACCATGTTCCGCCTCGTGCCGACCCTCGTGCGCGAGATGGGTCAGGCCTACCCGGAGCTGATGCGGGCCGAGAGCCTGATCGCCGAGACGCTGAAGCTGGAGGAGACCCGCTTCCGCCGCACCCTGGAGCGGGGCCTGTCGATCCTCGACGCCGAGAGCCGCGACCTCCGGGAGGGCGACAAGCTCTCCGGCGAGACCGCCTTCACCCTCTACGACACCTACGGCTTCCCCCTCGACCTGACGCAGGACGCCCTCAAGGCCCGCGGCATCGGCGTGGACACCGACGCCTTCGCCGCCGCGATGCAGCGCCAGAAACAGGCGGCCCGCGAGGCCTGGAAGGGCTCCGGCGAAGCGGCCACCGAGACGGTGTGGTTCGGCCTGCGCGAGCGCGTCGGCGCCACGGAGTTCCTGGGCTACGAGACAGAGAACGCCGAGGGCATCGTCACGGCGCTCCTGCGCGACGGCGCCGAGGTGACCACCCTCGCGGCGGGCCAGACCGGCCTCGTGCTCGTCAACCAGACGCCGTTCTACGGAGAATCGGGCGGCCAGGTCGGCGATACCGGGCTGATCCTGGCTCCGGGCGTGCGGGCGCGGGTCACCGATACCCAGAAGAAGCTCGGCGACGTGTTCGTCCACCACGTCACCGTGGAGGAGGGGACCCTGAGCCTCGACCAGCCGGTCGAGCTCAAGGTCGACAACGTCCGCCGGAAGGCGATCCGGGCCAACCACTCGGCCACCCACCTGCTGCACGAGGCCCTGCGGCAGGTTCTGGGCGACCACGTCGCTCAGAAGGGCTCTCTGGTCAGCCCCGAGCGCCTGCGCTTTGACATCAGCCACCCGAAGCCGATCGAAGCCGACGAACTCGCCCGGGTCGAGGACATCGCCAACGCGGTGCTGCTGCAGAACGCGCCCGTCGTCACGAAGCTGATGGCGGTCGACGACGCGATCGCGTCGGGCGCCCGCGCGCTGTTCGGCGAGAAGTACGGCGACGAGGTGCGGGTGGTCTCGATGGGGCTGCCGGTCGACGGCGAGGCCGCGCAACCGCGCGCCAGGAACTTCTCCGTGGAGCTCTGCGGCGGCACCCACGCCGCGCGCACCGGCGACATCGGGGCGATCACCATCGTGGCGGAGAGCGCGGTGGGCGCGGGCGTGCGCCGGATCGAGGCGCTGACGGCCGACGCGGCGCGCCGTCACCGGGCCGAGGAGGCCCGGACGCTGGCGGCGCTCGCCGGCATCCTCAAGGCGCCGGTCTCTGAGGCGCCCGACCGCCTGACCGCGCTGATGGAGGACCGGCGCCGCCTGGAGCGCGAGCTGGCCGAGACCCGTCGCAAGCTCGCCATGGGCGGCGAGGGCGGCCCGGGCTCGGGCGCGCAGCAGACCGAGATCGGCGGGGTGGCCTTCCGCCGCTCCGTCATCGAGGGGCTCGACATGCGCGACCTCAAGCCGATCGTCGACGAGGAGAAGAAGCGCCTGGGCTCCGGCATCGTGGCGGTGGTCGGCATCGGACCGGACGGCAAGGCCGGGCTGGTGGTCGGCGTCACCGACGACCTGACCGCGCGCTACGACGCGGTCGGGCTGGTCCGGGCCGGCGCCGGGGCGCTCGGCGGGAAGGGCGGCGGCGGCCGCCGCGACATGGCGCAGGCCGGCGGCCCGAACGGGGCCGGGGCCGAGGCCGCCCTCGACGCCGTCGCGCAGGCCCTCACCGAGGCCGCCTGAGGCGCGACGGCCCGCGGAGCGGCCGCAGCGTCACCGGCGCGGCCCGATCGTCTTCCGCCAGACCGGCGCGGTCGCCCCGAGAGGGCCCCGCGCCCGCTCCGGCCCCGGGCGAACACCGCGGCCCCCCTCGCGGGTCCTGCACCGCGCGGGTCACCGGGGGGCAGGCGCCATCACCGGCTGCCGCCGCCACCACCGCCCTGCGGCGCGACCCGCGACGGCTGGTTGGCATTGCCCGCCGCCGCCGAGTTGTTGGAGATCGTGTCCGCCGGCCGGCCGGTGGGCGAGTAGCTCACGGCGGCTTCGTTCCCGGTGGCGTCGATCTGCTGGCTCACCACGCCCGGCGCGCCGGGAGCGGGCGCGACGGGCCGGGCCTCGACCTGGGCGCTGGCCGGAGCGACGGTGGCGAGGGCGAGAAGGGCGGCGAGACATGTCCGGGTCATGAGAATCCTTGCTGATTCCAGACCCTGGCAACCTCGGTCGCGCGCGATCGATCCCGCGATGTTGCGACGCGGCACCGTCTCGCTTCGGCACCGGCCGCGCGCGCTCACTTCACGCGCGTCCAGGTCTGCCGCTTGCAGAACACGCTCATGACGCAGCCGGAGACCTCGAGCGAGTCGGGTCCCGTGAGCTTCAGCGAACCGGAATAGGTCTTGCCGTCATTCGGGTTGTAGAGAGACCCCGAGAAGCCGCCGCCTTCGGGCTGTCGCGCGTCGAGGATCTGGACGCCGACGACGCTGCGGCCGCGCAGGGCCGGATCCGGGTTCTTCGCGTCGAGCCCCTTCCCGGGCGCGCTGATGATCGTGCCGCAGAAGCCGCCGCCGCAGGGCGCGATGCGGACCTTCGAGCTGCCGGTTTCCGTCAGCCACACGCCGGCCGGATCGGCAGCCAGGGCCGGCGCGCACGCCGCGCCCGTCGCGAGCAGGGCCAGTACCGTGCGACGAAACCTCGAACCCATACCTGTTCCTCCCAACCGAGAACGCGGTCGGGTTCTACCGCGATGCCTGCGGCAGCGCACCGCCCAGATACGTCTCGACGACCTCGCAGAACGGCTGCCCGGCCCCGGTCGACAGCACGGCGTCGATCTCGAAGAGCGGATCGTCCGGTCCGGGCACGGCGCTCCGCACCGGCGCGCGTACCTCGACGGTGCTGCGCACCGGGGCGAGGGGGCGCACGACCCGGCCGAAGGGGGTGCGGGTGGTGTCCAGCGTCGCGTTCATCTCCGGCGTGAGCCGGGCCGGCACGTACCAGTTATCCGCCTCGGACAGCACGCGGTCCCCGCAGGCGAGGCGGACGCGGCGGTAGCGCACCGGCTCGTCCGGGCCGATCCCGAGACGGGCGCGCTGCGCGGCCGTCAGGGGCTTGTCGGCCACGGGCACGCGTTCGGCCACGAGGTGCGGGTCTCCGGCGAGCTTGTAGTCGGCACACCAGCTCTCAAGGGCGAAGGTCGCGCTGTGCGCCGCCAGGATGCGGCTGCGTAGCGAGGCGATGAGCGCCTGCGGTCCCTCGGCCGGTGACGGCGCGTCGGCCGGCTTCGGCGCGACGGCGGCATCGCGTGCCCAGCCCGGTGACACGGTCACCGCGACCGATCCCAGCAGCACCGCGAGGGCGAGGGGCGGCACCCGGAGGCCGGGTGCGGGCCCGGTGCGCCGACGGTCCCTGCACGCCGATCGATCCCGCACCCGTGACGGCACAATGCGGACGGCACGGCGGGAAGACTTTCCGGTGTGCCACAGCATCTCGGGCTATATCCTCGCAGCTGAACCACCAGATCTTCGCCAGCTGCCGCAGCGCCGAGGCCCGGCAGAACGCGCCGGCCGGGCCGCTTCCCGGCCGAGCCGGCGACGGAGGGCGAGATCTAGACAACACGCGGCGATCCGTCGAGCCGGCCGCGCGTCGGGACGGCCGAGTTTGGGCCCGTCGACGCGCCTACCGACGGGCCAACGGGGGCAGGTCGGTGCAGAGGCCGAGGCCGGCTTCCGCCGCGAGTCCGATGGTCTCGCCGAGTGTCGGGTGGGGGTGGATCGTCCGGCCGATATCGGTGGCGTCGGCGCCCATCTCGATCGCCAGCGCGACCTCGCCGATCATGTCGCCGGCGCTCGGACCGACGATGGCGCCGCCGACGACGCGCCCGGTCTGCGCGTCGAACAGCAGCTTCGTCAGACCGTAATCGGCGCCGTTGGCGATGGCCCGACCCGAGGCGGCCCAGGGGAAGCGCGCGACCTCCACGGCCCGCCCGGCCGCCTTCGCGGCCGTCTCGGTGAGTCCGGCCCAGGCGATCTCCGGGTCGGTGTAGGCGACCGAGGGGATGACGGCCGCGTCGAACCCGGCCTTGTGGCCGGCGGCCGCCTCGGCGGCGACGTGGCCCTGATGCACCGCCTTGTGGGCGAGCATCGGCTGGCCGACGCAATCGCCGATGGCGAAGATGTGCGGCACGTTCGTGCGCATCTGGGCGTCCACCGGCACGAAGCCGCCGTCCAGCGCCACGCCGGCCGCGTCGAGACCGAGCGTCGCCCCGTTGGGCCGGCGGCCTGCGGCCTGGAGCACGAGGTCGTAGGTTCCGGGCTCGGCCTCACCCGAGAAGGTCACGGCGATCCCGTCCGGTCTCGCCTCGGCGGAGACGACCTCGACCCCCGTCAGGACGCGGTCGAAACGGTGGGCGTTGCGCTTCGTCCAGACGCCGACGAGATCCCGGTCGACGCCCTCGAGAAGGCCGGGCAAGCGCTCGACCACGTCGACCCGCGCGCCGAGCGCGCTGTAGACGGTCGCCATCTCCAGGCCGATGATGCCGCCGCCGATCACGAGGAGCCGACGCGGCACGGCGGGCAGTTCCAGCGCCCCGGTGGAATTCACGATCCGCGGGTCGTCCGGGAGCATCGGCAGGGCCACCGGCGCCGAGCCCGCCGCCACGACGGCGCCCGTGAAGGTGATGTCGCGCGTGCCGCCGTCGTGCAGCGTCACCGAGACCGTGTCGGGCCCGATGAAGCGGGCGGTCCCGCGGACCACCTCGACCTTGCGCTGGCGCGCCATCTGGGCGAGCCCGTCGGTGAGGCGGCGGACAGTGCCGGCCTTGAAGGTCCGCAGCTTCTCCAGATCGACCGTCGGCGCGCCGAAGCTGATCCCGTGCGCGGCCAGCCGGACGGCCTCCTCGGTGACCGCGGCCACGTGCAGCAGCGCTTTCGACGGGATGCAGCCCACGTTGAGGCAGACGCCGCCGAGGGTCGCGTGGCGCTCGACCAGGACCACCCGCTGCCCGAGATCGGCGGCCCGGAAGGCGGCCGAGTAGCCGCCCGGTCCGCCGCCGATCACCAGGAGGTCGCAGCCCGCCTCCGCCCGGGGCTCCGGCGGCGGCGCGGCGGGGCGCGGCGCGGGGACCGGAGCGGTGAGCGGCTCGGCGCGCGCGCCGGGCGCCTCGACCGCGAGGCGGGCGACGAGGGTGCCGGCCGAGACCGTGTCGCCGAGGCCGACCAGCATCTCCACGAGGCGGCCAGCCGCTGGGGAAGGGATGTCCAGCGTCGCCTTGTCGGACTCGACCACCAGTAGGGTCTGGTCCTTGTCGACCGGCTGGCCGGGCGCCACCGGGATCTCGATGACGGGCACGTCGGCGTAGTCCCCGAGATCGGGGACGCGGATGTCGAAGGTCTCGGGCATGGCGGCGGCCGTCACAGGAGGGCGCGGCGCAGGTCCGACAGGACCGACGCCACGTGGCCGAGGAAGCGGGCGGCGGCGACGCCGTCCACGACGCGATGGTCCCAAGAGAGGCTGAGCGGCAGGATCAGGCGCGGCTGGAAGGCTTTGCCGTCCCACACCGCCTCGGTGCGGGAGCGCGCCGCGCCCAGGATGGCGACCTCGGGGGCGTTGATGATCGGGGTGAAGCCGTCGCCGCCGATGCCGCCGAGCGACGAGACCGAGAAGCAGCCGCCCTGCATGTCGGAGCCCGGAAGGGTTCCGGACCTGGCCTTCTCGGCCATCGCGGCCATCTCGGTGGCGATCTCGATGAGGCCCTTGCGGTCGCAGTCGCGCACCACCGGCACCATCAGGCCCTTCGGCGTATCCACCGCGAAGCCGACATGGACGTAGTCCTTCAGGACGAGGTCGCCGCCCTCGAGCGAGGCGTTGAATCGCGGGTAGGCGCGCAGCGCCGAGGCCGCCGCTTTGATCAGGAAGGCGACCATGGTGACCCGGGCAGGCGGCGTGCGCGTCTCCTTGTTCAGGCCGAGCCGGAACGACTCGATCTCGGTGACGTCGGCACGGTCGAAATTGGTCACGTGCGGGATCGTCAGCCAGTTGCGGCTGAGATTCGCCCCCGAGAGGCTCTGGATGCGCGACAACGGTTCGCGCCGGACCGGCCCGTACTTGGCGAAGTCCACCTCCGGCCAGGGCGGTAGGCCGGGGCCGATCCCGGACGCGGCGACGGGCGCCTGGGCCGGCGCACCGAGGGCCGCCTTGACGAAGGCGTGCACGTCCTCGCGCAGGATCCGCCCCTTCGGCCCGGTGGCGGCGACGCGGTCGAGACCCACGCCGAGCTCGCGGGCGAGCTGGCGGACGGACGGGCTGGCATGCACGTCGCCGCGGGTCGCCTGAATCGGCTCCGACGAGGCGCGACCGACTCCGTCTGCCGTCCGGGAGAGGGGCGGGGTGAGGGGGGCGCCGTCTCCGGAATGCCCTGATCTCTCACCCTGTCCCTCTCCCGCACGGGAGAGGGGCGCCGCGCTCCGGTCGGGGGGCGCCGAGGCCGCGACAGCGGGCGATGTGTCGGGCACCGGTGCGGCCCCGCCGCCCTCCGCGGGCTCCACCGTCAGGATCGGCGTTCCCTCCGACACCTTCGACCCCACCGCGACCAGCAACTCGCGCACGATGCCGGCGACCGGGGAGGGGACCTCCATGGTGGCCTTGTCGGACTCGATGCTCAGGATCAGGTCGTCCACCGCGAGACGGTCGCCGGGCTTCACCAGAAGCTCGATGACCGGCACGTCCCGGTAGTCGCCGATATCCGGAAGGGCGATCTGCAGCGCGGCGCTCATGCGGTCGGATGTCCGTAGGTCGGGCGTTCGGAGAAGGGGTGGGACGGGCGGCGCCCCTCGGCGGGGCGCCCGGCCTCAGATCGTCCAGGGCGCGGGCGCGTCCGCCGCGATGCTGTAGCGGCGGATCGCGTCCGCCACCGTCGCACGCGGCACCGTGCCGGCCTCGGCGAGGGCGTGCAGGGCGGCGACGACGACGTGCTGCCGGTCGACCTCGAAGAAGCGGCGGAGCGCGTTGCGGGTGTCGCTCCGCCCGAACCCGTCGGTGCCGAGGGCGACGAATCGCGCGCCGACATAGGAGGCGATCAGCTGCGGGTAGGCCCGGACGTAGTCGCTCGCCGCGACGACGGGCGCCGGGCCCGGCAGCAGCGCCGCCACGTGGCTGACCGGCGCCTCGGCCTCCGGGTTGAGCATCGCCTGCCGCTCGGCCTCGCGGGCATCGCGGGCCAGCTCGCTGAAGCTCGTCACGCTGAACACCTCGGCCGCGACGCCGAAATCCTGCGCGAGCAGCGCCGCCGCCGCGATCACCTCCGGCAGGATCGCTCCGGAGCCGAGGAGGCGCACGGCGGCGCTTCCCGCCTCAGGCCCCGACAGGCGGTACATGCCCTTCAGGATCCCGGCCTCCGCTCCCTGCGGCATGGAGGGCTGGGCGTAGTTCTCGTTCATCGCGGTGAGGTAGTAGAAAGCGTCCTCGCCCTCCTCCATCATCGCCCGGGCCCCCCGGTCGACGATCACCGCCATCTCGTACGCGAAGGCCGGATCGTAGGCCCGGCAGTTCGGGATCGCGGCGGCCTGCATGTGGCTCGATCCGTCCTGATGCTGCAGGCCCTCGCCGCCGAGCGTCGTGCGGCCCGCCGTGGCGCCGATCAGGAAGCCGCGGGCCCGCTGGTCGGCCGCCGCCCAGATCAGGTCGCCGACCCGCTGGAAGCCGAACATCGAGTAGTAGATGTAGAACGGCAGCATCGACAGGCCGTGGACGCTGTAGGACGTGGCCGCCGCGGTCCAGGACGAGATCGCCCCGGCCTCGGTGATGCCCTCCTCCAATAGCTGCCCGTCCCGGGCCTCGCGGTAGTAGAGCATGGAGCCGGCATCCTCCGGCTCGTAGAGCTGCCCCTGCGGCGCGTAAATCCCGACCTGCCGGAACAGGTTGGCCATGCCGAAGGTCCGCGCCTCGTCGGCGACGATCGGCACGATGCG from Methylobacterium radiotolerans JCM 2831 includes the following:
- a CDS encoding 2-oxo acid dehydrogenase subunit E2 translates to MSAALQIALPDIGDYRDVPVIELLVKPGDRLAVDDLILSIESDKATMEVPSPVAGIVRELLVAVGSKVSEGTPILTVEPAEGGGAAPVPDTSPAVAASAPPDRSAAPLSRAGEGQGERSGHSGDGAPLTPPLSRTADGVGRASSEPIQATRGDVHASPSVRQLARELGVGLDRVAATGPKGRILREDVHAFVKAALGAPAQAPVAASGIGPGLPPWPEVDFAKYGPVRREPLSRIQSLSGANLSRNWLTIPHVTNFDRADVTEIESFRLGLNKETRTPPARVTMVAFLIKAAASALRAYPRFNASLEGGDLVLKDYVHVGFAVDTPKGLMVPVVRDCDRKGLIEIATEMAAMAEKARSGTLPGSDMQGGCFSVSSLGGIGGDGFTPIINAPEVAILGAARSRTEAVWDGKAFQPRLILPLSLSWDHRVVDGVAAARFLGHVASVLSDLRRALL